Proteins encoded together in one Variovorax paradoxus window:
- a CDS encoding glycosyltransferase, producing the protein MYKYLFYDTISLNTGAGGVLNVSDLLLRRMRMCKGDHIQPVSEQHPRIYAAAQRLKISRFLLEILLYNYHRLRALASGEAVFSLFPNYFLPFTLFGRHRDSIVVVHDLQYKAYPQYFSRTKRMWLDWCLRRVARSAADVVFISRSSQQDFERYFGRCERPTVIFNPVDATRSPAPPGPVKPARSAAIGERYLIASYHYYPHKNFDGTLKLFERMKREGLVDWLDVTGNGAADVKRMVARMDPAIRSCVRHRGLVSRKELTQLYCGAAAFISLSAFEGFNLSAAEAATLGVPLLLSDIPVHRELFGDYAFFVGNESCDLAGLSRYLAEHRSKQPAWPLAEACAPGTVARRYLTLKHEAVSLAGAMQ; encoded by the coding sequence ATGTACAAATACCTCTTCTACGACACGATCAGCCTCAACACGGGAGCGGGCGGCGTGCTGAACGTGTCCGATCTTCTGCTGCGCCGGATGCGCATGTGCAAGGGCGACCACATCCAGCCGGTCAGCGAACAGCATCCGCGCATCTACGCCGCGGCGCAGCGCCTGAAGATCAGCCGCTTTCTGCTGGAGATACTGCTCTACAACTATCACCGGCTGCGGGCGCTCGCGTCCGGCGAGGCGGTGTTCTCGCTGTTCCCCAACTACTTCCTGCCCTTCACGCTTTTCGGGCGCCACCGCGATTCGATCGTGGTGGTCCATGACCTGCAGTACAAGGCCTACCCGCAGTATTTCAGCCGCACCAAGCGCATGTGGCTCGACTGGTGCCTGCGGCGCGTGGCGCGCAGCGCGGCCGACGTGGTGTTCATCAGCAGAAGCAGCCAGCAAGACTTCGAGCGCTACTTCGGCCGCTGCGAGCGCCCGACCGTCATCTTCAATCCGGTGGACGCCACGCGTTCCCCCGCGCCTCCGGGCCCGGTCAAGCCGGCGCGCTCGGCAGCCATCGGCGAGCGCTATCTCATTGCCTCTTACCACTACTACCCGCACAAGAACTTCGACGGCACGCTGAAGCTGTTCGAACGCATGAAGCGCGAGGGCCTGGTCGACTGGCTTGACGTGACCGGCAACGGTGCGGCCGACGTGAAAAGGATGGTGGCCCGCATGGACCCAGCCATCCGCAGCTGCGTGCGCCACCGGGGGCTGGTGTCGCGCAAGGAGCTGACGCAGCTGTATTGCGGCGCGGCGGCGTTCATCTCGCTGTCTGCCTTCGAGGGCTTCAACCTCTCGGCCGCCGAGGCGGCCACGCTGGGCGTGCCGCTTCTACTCTCGGACATTCCGGTGCACCGCGAGCTGTTCGGCGATTACGCCTTCTTCGTCGGCAACGAGTCTTGCGATCTTGCAGGGCTGTCGCGCTACCTGGCCGAGCACCGGTCCAAGCAGCCGGCGTGGCCGCTTGCCGAGGCCTGTGCACCGGGCACCGTGGCCAGGCGCTACCTCACGCTGAAACATGAAGCCGTTTCGCTCGCGGGGGCCATGCAATGA
- a CDS encoding oligosaccharide flippase family protein: protein MNPLDRSFTLPGLRAVQIRGLGALASRLYAYLSGFLAVFLMAAYVSPAEFGEYSIYQSVLEAALVVGTLGSPLLFSREAASVPPGVRRGDVLRTLAIGIPLAALLAALILKIQHLPVAGPPFALIVATLAVFSFISLRLSYSRGLGYAGLLNLETGVRSTILVLGIAALAVVGFDLDAWHLLLINLMAFLLVGAASMRTGWAAGPPAGRPALRLQSQGAATVYSLLMFLLRKSDLLVVAFFMPLGYVGAFKVAFLLAEAPSQFVQAFLYTKTRAMLGAEAGKLDASTLQLAKQSFLLGCVLFACLGALITAAAPVLKVGHEALEIFLCIAPYFLLRTYTIHHEMLLALKSPVPALGGWALLEVVLRLVSYGVVVAVFPGKPHYVFFIAFVSDFLLYEVRMRALFGFYPIVRLVRGSLERAS, encoded by the coding sequence ATGAACCCCCTCGACCGCTCCTTCACCCTGCCCGGCCTTCGCGCCGTGCAGATCCGCGGGCTGGGTGCGCTGGCTTCGCGGCTCTATGCGTACCTGTCGGGCTTCCTGGCCGTGTTCCTGATGGCGGCGTATGTCTCGCCCGCGGAGTTCGGCGAATACTCGATCTACCAGTCGGTGCTGGAGGCGGCGCTGGTCGTTGGCACGCTGGGGAGCCCGCTCCTGTTCTCGCGCGAAGCGGCCAGCGTGCCGCCGGGCGTGCGCCGGGGCGACGTGCTGCGCACGCTGGCCATCGGCATTCCGCTGGCTGCGCTGCTGGCCGCCCTCATCCTGAAGATCCAGCACCTGCCCGTGGCCGGCCCGCCCTTTGCGCTGATCGTGGCCACGCTGGCGGTCTTCTCTTTCATCAGCCTGCGTCTTTCGTACAGCCGTGGACTGGGCTACGCCGGGCTGCTCAACCTGGAGACGGGTGTTCGCTCGACCATTCTGGTGCTGGGCATTGCAGCCCTTGCAGTGGTGGGCTTCGACCTGGACGCGTGGCACCTGCTGCTCATCAACCTGATGGCCTTCTTGCTCGTGGGTGCCGCCAGCATGCGCACAGGCTGGGCAGCGGGCCCGCCCGCCGGCCGGCCTGCGCTGCGCCTCCAGTCGCAGGGCGCAGCCACGGTGTATTCGCTGCTGATGTTCCTGCTTCGCAAGTCCGACCTGCTGGTGGTCGCCTTCTTCATGCCGCTCGGATACGTGGGTGCGTTCAAGGTCGCCTTCTTGCTGGCGGAGGCACCGTCGCAGTTCGTGCAGGCGTTTCTCTACACAAAGACGCGCGCCATGCTGGGCGCCGAGGCCGGCAAGCTCGATGCGTCGACGCTGCAGCTGGCAAAGCAATCGTTCCTTCTGGGCTGCGTGCTCTTTGCCTGCCTTGGCGCGCTGATCACGGCGGCCGCGCCTGTGCTGAAGGTCGGGCATGAGGCGCTGGAGATCTTTCTTTGCATTGCGCCGTATTTCCTGCTGCGCACCTACACGATCCACCACGAGATGCTGCTCGCGCTCAAGAGCCCGGTGCCCGCGCTGGGCGGCTGGGCGCTGCTCGAGGTGGTGCTGCGCCTCGTGTCCTACGGCGTGGTGGTCGCGGTTTTTCCGGGCAAGCCGCACTACGTTTTCTTCATCGCCTTCGTCTCCGACTTTCTTCTCTATGAAGTTCGGATGCGCGCGCTGTTCGGCTTCTATCCGATCGTGCGGCTGGTCCGCGGCTCCTTGGAAAGGGCATCGTGA
- a CDS encoding glycosyltransferase WbuB, translating into MKILLYSMNFTPELVGIGKYSGEMAQWLHAQGHDVRVIASPPFFPHWAPFEGYSAWAYRKTDWNGITVWRAPTWVPARPRALARIAHLFSFMASSMPLLFAQIRWKPDLVFVVEPPLFCAPSVLFFSRMLGIKSWLHIQDYEVDAAFGMGLVRGARARRFAFALERWLLGQFSRVSTISAAMLDKARDKGIDESRLVLLPNWVDARAIFPQPATASGTGEPANGYRSMLGIPADDVVVLYAGSLGAKQGIELLADAAQRLVAAAHIHFVFCGNGPSREPLMAACASLPRVHFMDLQPAERLNELLGMADIHVLPQRADAADLVMPSKLAGMLASGKAVIVTAHAGTELSNVVSGRGMVVAPGDADALADAIAQLAVSRPRREAMGAAARSFAETELDRNAILQRLERELLRCVAEPLAVPAPTGSSP; encoded by the coding sequence GTGAAAATTCTTCTCTATTCGATGAACTTCACGCCCGAGCTGGTCGGCATCGGCAAATACTCGGGCGAGATGGCGCAGTGGCTGCATGCACAGGGCCATGACGTGCGCGTGATTGCATCGCCGCCCTTCTTTCCGCATTGGGCGCCGTTCGAAGGGTATTCGGCCTGGGCCTACCGCAAGACCGACTGGAACGGCATCACGGTGTGGCGCGCGCCCACCTGGGTGCCCGCACGGCCGCGGGCACTGGCGCGCATTGCGCACCTCTTCTCGTTCATGGCGTCGAGCATGCCCCTGCTCTTTGCGCAGATCCGCTGGAAGCCGGACCTGGTCTTTGTCGTGGAGCCGCCGCTCTTCTGCGCGCCTTCCGTGCTCTTCTTCTCGCGGATGCTCGGCATCAAGTCGTGGCTTCACATCCAGGACTATGAAGTGGACGCCGCCTTTGGCATGGGCCTGGTGCGCGGCGCGCGCGCGCGGCGCTTTGCGTTCGCGCTTGAGCGCTGGCTGCTCGGCCAGTTCAGCCGGGTGTCGACCATATCGGCCGCCATGCTCGACAAAGCCAGGGACAAGGGCATCGACGAGAGCCGGCTCGTGCTGCTGCCCAACTGGGTGGATGCGCGTGCGATCTTTCCGCAGCCCGCCACCGCATCGGGAACGGGTGAGCCCGCCAACGGATACCGCAGCATGCTCGGCATTCCGGCGGACGACGTGGTGGTGCTCTATGCGGGCAGCCTGGGTGCCAAGCAGGGCATCGAGCTGCTGGCCGATGCGGCGCAACGCCTGGTTGCGGCCGCGCACATCCACTTCGTCTTTTGCGGCAACGGCCCGAGCCGCGAGCCGCTGATGGCCGCCTGCGCAAGCCTGCCCCGAGTGCACTTCATGGACCTGCAACCCGCCGAAAGGCTCAACGAGTTGCTCGGCATGGCAGACATCCACGTGCTGCCGCAGCGCGCCGATGCCGCCGACCTGGTGATGCCTTCGAAGCTGGCCGGCATGCTCGCAAGCGGCAAGGCGGTGATTGTGACGGCCCATGCGGGCACCGAACTGAGCAACGTGGTCTCCGGCCGCGGCATGGTGGTTGCCCCCGGCGATGCCGATGCCCTGGCCGATGCCATTGCGCAGCTGGCGGTGTCGCGCCCCCGGCGCGAGGCCATGGGCGCTGCGGCGCGTTCGTTCGCCGAAACGGAGCTGGACCGCAACGCCATCCTGCAGCGCCTGGAGCGCGAGCTGCTGCGCTGCGTGGCCGAGCCGCTCGCGGTGCCCGCGCCCACCGGATCCAGCCCATGA
- a CDS encoding LuxR C-terminal-related transcriptional regulator: MSDTAPHSSDSPDSARASERRTVYPSGVCPPAEPLWPHFLTGQEDAPVRVLLVDDDEFMRRVIAQELLSDMRIQLEAQAGSVRDGRRLLTTHEFDVLMVDLRLGDGSGFELIREARKLHRYCEIIVISAMEDDAHVMHAFELGATGYLLKHAWLQSFAQAVLQVVNGGAAITPKLARRLLTRMNQHTAEPPPIEAPQQREVTLTTREREVLRCVARGCVSKEISMRLGISGQTVNAHIKNIYKKLQVHSRAQAVSFATNTGQL; the protein is encoded by the coding sequence ATGTCCGACACCGCGCCTCACTCTTCCGACTCCCCTGATTCCGCTCGGGCGTCCGAGCGCCGCACGGTTTATCCGTCCGGCGTCTGTCCTCCGGCCGAACCGCTTTGGCCGCATTTCCTGACCGGGCAGGAAGATGCCCCGGTTCGCGTGCTGCTCGTCGACGACGACGAGTTCATGCGCCGCGTGATCGCGCAGGAGTTGCTGTCGGACATGCGAATACAGCTGGAGGCCCAAGCCGGCAGCGTGCGCGACGGACGCCGCCTGCTGACGACTCACGAATTCGACGTGCTGATGGTCGACCTGCGGCTAGGCGACGGCTCGGGGTTCGAGCTCATTCGCGAGGCACGCAAGCTGCATCGCTATTGCGAAATCATCGTGATCTCGGCCATGGAAGACGACGCCCACGTGATGCACGCCTTCGAGCTTGGCGCCACGGGCTACCTGCTCAAGCATGCCTGGCTGCAGAGCTTTGCGCAGGCGGTGCTGCAGGTGGTGAACGGCGGCGCGGCCATTACGCCCAAGCTGGCGCGCAGGCTGCTGACGCGCATGAACCAGCACACCGCCGAGCCGCCCCCGATAGAAGCGCCGCAGCAGCGCGAGGTCACACTGACGACCCGCGAGCGCGAGGTGCTTCGCTGCGTGGCGCGCGGCTGCGTGTCGAAGGAGATCAGCATGAGGCTTGGTATCTCGGGGCAGACGGTCAACGCCCACATCAAGAACATCTACAAGAAGCTGCAGGTGCATTCGCGTGCGCAGGCGGTCAGCTTTGCCACCAACACGGGGCAGCTCTGA
- a CDS encoding mannose-1-phosphate guanylyltransferase/mannose-6-phosphate isomerase, with protein sequence MNTPTIHPVVLCGGSGTRLWPLSRKTLPKQFAPLIGEKSLLQMTLERLCSLNSNITCIASEDHRFLVREAVEKAGATGRQILEPMARNTAAAMAAAALLAGKDDLLLFAPSDHHIPDTPLFAETIRRGVDAALAGHIVTFGVMPSFASTAYGYIEAGAVSADGCSRAVVRFVEKPTAAVAESLILHGGYSWNAGIFLVQASTLISALNAHAPDILLACQRATAGISSEGSFDRLDPEAFQACRSDSIDYAVLEKQQNIAVVKFEGAWSDVGSWNAVATLHPEDGTGNRLSGQARTLRARNTFIHAPHRPVVALGTEDLIIVDTPDAVLVAKADCAEQVGEVVRMLAQQGQAEATEHRRVVRPWGAYDRLDFGDRFQVKRLTVNPGAKLSLQMHHHRAEHWIVVRGTARATCDGQVSLVRENESIYLPSGAIHRLENPGKTMLEVIEVQTGSYLGEDDIVRFDDTYGRCASIRAQPETAASMPPEAMAASGGVSAGTQLAAHP encoded by the coding sequence ATGAACACCCCCACCATCCACCCCGTCGTGCTTTGCGGAGGCAGCGGCACGCGCTTGTGGCCGCTCTCGCGCAAGACGCTTCCCAAGCAGTTTGCGCCGCTCATCGGCGAGAAGAGCCTGCTGCAGATGACGCTGGAGCGCCTGTGCAGCCTGAACAGCAACATCACCTGCATTGCATCGGAAGACCACCGCTTCCTGGTGCGCGAGGCTGTCGAGAAAGCCGGCGCGACCGGACGGCAGATCCTCGAGCCGATGGCGCGCAACACCGCGGCAGCCATGGCCGCGGCGGCACTGCTCGCCGGCAAGGACGACCTGCTTCTGTTCGCCCCCTCCGACCACCACATTCCCGACACGCCGCTTTTCGCCGAGACGATACGGCGCGGCGTCGACGCGGCGTTGGCCGGGCACATCGTGACCTTCGGTGTGATGCCCTCTTTCGCGAGCACCGCTTATGGCTACATCGAAGCCGGCGCAGTGTCGGCCGACGGCTGCAGCCGGGCCGTGGTGCGCTTCGTCGAAAAGCCGACCGCGGCGGTGGCCGAATCGCTGATCCTGCACGGCGGCTACAGCTGGAACGCGGGCATCTTCCTGGTGCAGGCGAGTACGTTGATCTCCGCCTTGAACGCGCATGCGCCCGACATCCTTCTGGCCTGCCAGCGCGCGACCGCCGGTATTTCCAGCGAAGGCAGCTTCGACCGCCTGGACCCGGAGGCCTTCCAGGCTTGCCGCAGCGACAGCATCGACTATGCGGTGCTCGAAAAGCAGCAGAACATTGCCGTGGTGAAGTTCGAAGGCGCCTGGAGCGATGTGGGAAGCTGGAACGCCGTGGCCACACTGCATCCGGAAGACGGCACCGGCAACCGCCTGAGCGGCCAGGCCAGGACGCTGCGTGCGCGCAATACCTTCATTCATGCGCCGCACCGGCCGGTGGTGGCCCTGGGCACGGAAGACCTGATCATCGTGGACACGCCCGACGCTGTGCTGGTGGCGAAGGCGGATTGCGCCGAGCAGGTCGGCGAGGTGGTGCGCATGCTCGCGCAGCAAGGCCAGGCCGAGGCGACCGAACACCGGCGCGTGGTGCGGCCCTGGGGCGCCTATGACAGGCTCGACTTCGGCGACCGCTTCCAGGTGAAGCGCCTCACGGTGAATCCGGGCGCCAAGCTGTCGCTGCAAATGCACCACCACCGCGCCGAGCATTGGATTGTGGTGCGCGGCACGGCCAGGGCCACATGCGACGGCCAGGTCAGCCTGGTGCGGGAGAACGAATCCATCTACCTGCCCTCGGGCGCGATCCACCGGCTCGAGAATCCGGGCAAGACCATGCTCGAAGTGATCGAGGTGCAGACCGGCAGCTACCTGGGCGAGGACGACATCGTGCGCTTCGACGACACCTACGGCCGCTGCGCCTCCATCAGAGCGCAGCCCGAAACCGCGGCGTCGATGCCGCCCGAGGCGATGGCTGCAAGCGGCGGCGTGAGCGCGGGCACACAGTTGGCGGCACACCCCTGA
- a CDS encoding error-prone DNA polymerase produces MPDLSEKQLRGRNSAKVHALPLPLRKKPPPTLPDYAELHCLTNFSFQRGASTPEEMVERAYQLGYTALAITDECSVAGIVRAHVCLRDLPAKLEEHERDHPDEPPLPRNPDFRLLFGSEFRFERFRLVVIANDTEGWGNLCEFITAARNTELPKGEYRVSWDESDVASLQHCQVLFVPHRAPGGAMDVASLHEDLLAAKALYGENLWLALEMLNELDDDLWFVTLMQAGEHVGVPLVAAGDVHMHARSAKPLHDVLTAVREGKTVAECGFALQSNAERHLRQRVRLAELYLPEMLSNTLVVAERCRFNPNVIRETYKYPLETVGNHETPVQTLVRKTWEGAADRFPGGIPSKVREQVEKELALIVELKYEMFFLTVEDIVRFARSKHILCQGRGSSANSVVCYCLGITAVNPEKGHLLFERFLSRHRNEPPDIDVDFEHQRREEVIQYIYEKYGRERAAIAAVVICYRSRSALRDVGKAIGIDERLIDEFAKDHYWFDDTVLGEQLFKAAARVGVEEDELKLVQWIEMTQRLKGFPRHLSQHVGGFVLTHTKLTRLVPVEKASMKDRSVIQWEKDDLEAMGMLKVDVLALGMLSAIRRGLDHMNRWRGSMVEMHHVPNNDAKVFDMICDADTVGVFQIESRAQMSMLPRLKPRCYEDLVIEVAIVRPGPIQGGMVHPYLKQRERLAKGLAIHYEKEELKEALERTLGVPIFQEQVMQIAMIAAKFTADEADQLRRAMAAWKRKGGLEKFHEKLVKGMVDNGYKESFAEAIFKQILGFGDYGFPESHAASFALLVTVSSWLKNYEPACFLAALLDSQPMGFYSPSQLVQDARRHGVEVRPVDVACSDIDTTLEARSPDAPRMPPGTDTRYADRLGNENQPAVRLGLNRVSSLSKEGAKRLLAARAQAPFTSTEDLALRAELDGKDMAALAAADALMSLSGHRRQQVWDATAQRRSPALLKGVPINEQVLQLPAAPEGEEIVGDYAALGLTLRRHPLALLRPRLARMKLMSAEELRGLPSGQTARACGIVKGRQRPGTANGTIFVTLEDETGNVNVIVWSHVIEAWREPLLKSHLLAVQGTWQRDDDSGGKVQHLVATGFKDLTPLMGRLAQSNTSRDFH; encoded by the coding sequence ATGCCTGACCTGAGCGAAAAGCAGCTGCGCGGACGCAACTCCGCCAAGGTGCATGCGCTGCCGTTGCCCTTGCGCAAGAAGCCGCCGCCCACGCTGCCCGACTATGCCGAGCTGCACTGCCTGACCAACTTCAGCTTCCAGCGCGGCGCCTCGACGCCCGAGGAGATGGTCGAGCGCGCCTACCAGCTCGGCTACACGGCGCTGGCCATTACCGACGAGTGCTCGGTGGCCGGCATCGTGCGCGCGCACGTCTGCTTGCGCGATCTGCCGGCCAAATTGGAAGAACACGAGCGCGACCATCCTGACGAGCCGCCGCTTCCGCGCAACCCCGATTTCCGGCTGCTGTTCGGCAGCGAGTTCCGCTTCGAGCGCTTCAGGCTCGTGGTCATCGCCAACGACACCGAGGGCTGGGGCAACCTGTGCGAGTTCATCACCGCCGCGCGCAACACCGAGCTGCCCAAGGGCGAATACCGCGTGAGCTGGGACGAGAGCGATGTGGCTTCGCTGCAGCACTGCCAGGTTCTTTTTGTGCCGCACAGGGCGCCGGGCGGTGCCATGGACGTCGCCTCGCTGCATGAAGACCTGCTGGCCGCCAAGGCGCTCTATGGAGAAAACCTGTGGCTGGCGCTGGAAATGCTCAACGAGCTCGACGACGACCTGTGGTTTGTCACGCTGATGCAGGCGGGCGAGCACGTGGGCGTTCCGCTCGTGGCGGCCGGCGACGTGCACATGCATGCGCGCTCGGCCAAGCCGCTGCACGACGTGCTCACCGCCGTGCGCGAAGGCAAGACCGTGGCCGAATGCGGCTTTGCGCTGCAGTCGAATGCCGAGCGGCATCTGCGGCAGCGGGTGCGGCTGGCCGAGCTGTACCTGCCCGAAATGCTGTCGAACACGCTGGTGGTGGCCGAGCGATGCCGGTTCAATCCCAATGTGATCCGCGAGACCTACAAGTACCCGCTCGAAACCGTGGGCAACCACGAGACGCCCGTGCAGACGCTGGTGCGCAAGACCTGGGAAGGCGCGGCGGACCGCTTTCCGGGGGGCATTCCGAGCAAGGTGCGCGAGCAGGTCGAAAAGGAACTCGCGCTCATCGTCGAGCTGAAGTACGAGATGTTCTTTCTGACGGTGGAAGACATCGTGCGCTTTGCGCGCTCGAAGCACATCCTTTGCCAGGGGCGTGGTTCCTCGGCCAACTCGGTCGTCTGCTATTGCCTCGGCATTACCGCGGTCAACCCTGAAAAAGGCCACCTGCTGTTCGAGCGCTTCCTGAGCCGGCATCGCAACGAGCCGCCCGACATCGACGTCGACTTCGAGCACCAGCGGCGTGAAGAGGTCATCCAGTACATCTACGAAAAATACGGCCGCGAGCGCGCAGCCATTGCCGCTGTCGTCATCTGCTACCGCTCTCGCAGCGCCTTGCGCGATGTGGGCAAGGCCATCGGCATCGACGAGCGCCTGATCGACGAATTCGCAAAAGACCACTACTGGTTCGACGACACCGTGCTGGGCGAGCAATTGTTCAAGGCGGCTGCGCGCGTGGGCGTGGAAGAAGACGAACTCAAGCTGGTGCAATGGATCGAGATGACGCAGCGCCTCAAGGGCTTTCCGCGCCACCTGAGCCAGCACGTGGGCGGCTTTGTGCTCACGCACACCAAGCTCACGCGGCTGGTGCCGGTCGAAAAGGCATCGATGAAAGACCGCTCCGTCATCCAGTGGGAGAAGGACGACCTCGAAGCCATGGGCATGCTCAAGGTCGACGTGCTCGCGCTGGGCATGCTCAGCGCCATACGCCGCGGGCTCGACCACATGAACCGCTGGCGCGGCTCGATGGTGGAGATGCACCACGTTCCGAACAACGACGCAAAGGTGTTCGACATGATCTGCGACGCCGACACCGTCGGCGTGTTCCAGATCGAAAGCCGCGCGCAAATGTCGATGCTGCCGCGCCTGAAGCCGCGCTGCTATGAAGACCTGGTGATCGAGGTGGCCATCGTGCGGCCCGGGCCCATACAGGGCGGCATGGTGCATCCCTACCTCAAGCAGCGCGAGCGGTTGGCCAAGGGCTTGGCGATCCACTACGAGAAGGAAGAGCTGAAAGAAGCACTCGAGCGCACGCTGGGCGTGCCGATCTTCCAGGAGCAGGTGATGCAGATCGCCATGATCGCGGCCAAGTTCACCGCCGACGAGGCCGATCAATTGAGGCGCGCCATGGCCGCATGGAAGCGCAAGGGCGGCCTCGAAAAGTTCCACGAGAAGCTCGTGAAAGGCATGGTCGACAACGGCTACAAAGAGTCCTTCGCCGAGGCCATCTTCAAGCAGATCCTCGGGTTTGGCGACTACGGCTTTCCCGAAAGCCATGCCGCGAGCTTTGCGCTGCTGGTCACCGTGAGCAGCTGGCTCAAGAATTACGAGCCGGCCTGCTTTCTGGCGGCCTTGCTCGACTCGCAGCCCATGGGCTTCTACAGCCCCTCGCAGCTCGTGCAGGACGCGCGCCGGCATGGCGTGGAAGTGCGGCCGGTCGATGTCGCGTGCAGCGACATCGACACCACGCTCGAAGCCCGCAGCCCCGATGCACCGCGCATGCCGCCGGGCACCGATACGCGCTATGCCGATCGCCTCGGCAACGAGAACCAGCCCGCCGTGCGGCTCGGCCTGAACCGGGTGTCGAGCCTCAGCAAGGAGGGCGCCAAGCGCCTGCTCGCAGCGCGCGCGCAAGCGCCCTTCACCAGTACCGAAGACCTCGCCCTGCGCGCCGAGCTCGACGGCAAGGACATGGCTGCGCTGGCCGCCGCCGATGCGCTGATGTCGCTTTCGGGCCATCGGCGCCAGCAGGTGTGGGACGCCACCGCTCAGCGGCGCTCGCCGGCCTTGCTCAAGGGCGTGCCGATCAATGAACAGGTCCTGCAGCTGCCCGCGGCACCCGAGGGCGAGGAAATCGTCGGCGACTATGCCGCGCTCGGCCTCACGCTGCGGCGCCATCCGCTCGCGCTGCTGCGCCCGCGCTTGGCGCGCATGAAGCTCATGAGCGCCGAAGAACTGCGTGGCCTGCCCAGCGGCCAGACCGCGCGCGCCTGCGGCATCGTCAAGGGGCGGCAGCGCCCGGGCACGGCCAACGGCACCATCTTCGTCACGCTCGAGGACGAAACCGGCAATGTCAATGTCATCGTCTGGAGCCATGTCATCGAAGCCTGGCGCGAGCCGCTGCTCAAGTCGCACCTGCTGGCGGTGCAGGGCACCTGGCAACGCGATGACGACAGCGGCGGCAAGGTGCAGCACCTGGTTGCCACCGGCTTCAAGGACCTGACGCCGCTGATGGGGCGGCTGGCGCAGAGCAACACCAGCCGCGATTTTCATTGA
- a CDS encoding Y-family DNA polymerase, whose translation MHWIALRWSLESDSPDEAQPLPTPEALGWWALQYTPHVAWQDEALMLEVSACERLWGGRSSLMRQLAHENPAPDAVMRGAQGATSLIALARLRMFERGESRPKDIPAGLPLYTLSAAREHLDLLERLGCRTWGDVAALPRGGLTRRFGAALREALDVAWGLRPESHSWLTLPDVFEQKLELPALAETAPELMWSANRLLTALQFWLRARQRGARALELQWTLDLKRFNGVNLPPHQQVTVRTAEPTQDMAHLRRLLSEKLALTTLAAPASWLRLRTLETDPWAGASTSFLPEDNRKGDKLHEMVERLSVRLGPQQVVVPVAQADHRPERKQAWRPALQKDNALPGTRKEAKETAKAKAAASQPDALYPPWLLPEPLLLEMDGERPCYRGPLSKLIGPQRVEAGWWGGKEDGGQPAMRDYYVAESPEAGLVWIFRERLSARFSQGEVRWYLQGFYA comes from the coding sequence GTGCACTGGATCGCATTGCGGTGGTCGCTTGAATCCGATTCGCCTGACGAAGCGCAGCCCCTGCCCACGCCCGAGGCGCTGGGATGGTGGGCGCTGCAATACACGCCGCACGTCGCCTGGCAAGACGAGGCGCTGATGCTCGAGGTTTCGGCCTGCGAGCGCCTGTGGGGTGGGCGCTCTTCGCTGATGCGCCAGCTGGCCCACGAGAATCCCGCGCCCGATGCCGTGATGCGCGGCGCGCAGGGCGCGACCAGCCTCATCGCACTGGCCCGGCTGCGCATGTTCGAACGCGGCGAAAGCCGGCCCAAGGATATTCCTGCCGGCTTGCCGCTGTACACGCTGAGCGCCGCGCGCGAGCACCTCGACCTGCTCGAACGCCTGGGCTGCCGCACCTGGGGCGACGTGGCAGCCTTGCCGCGCGGGGGCTTGACGCGGCGCTTTGGCGCGGCGTTGCGCGAGGCGCTCGACGTGGCATGGGGCCTGCGCCCCGAAAGCCACAGCTGGCTTACGCTGCCCGACGTGTTCGAACAGAAGCTGGAGCTGCCCGCACTGGCCGAAACCGCGCCCGAGCTGATGTGGTCGGCCAACCGCCTGCTCACGGCGCTGCAGTTCTGGCTGCGCGCCCGCCAGCGCGGTGCGCGCGCGCTCGAGCTGCAATGGACGCTCGACCTCAAGCGCTTCAACGGCGTGAACCTGCCGCCGCACCAGCAGGTCACCGTGCGCACGGCCGAGCCCACGCAGGACATGGCACATCTGCGCCGCCTGCTCTCCGAAAAGCTTGCCCTCACCACGCTTGCGGCGCCCGCAAGCTGGCTGCGCCTCCGCACGCTCGAAACCGATCCCTGGGCCGGTGCCAGCACCAGCTTTCTGCCCGAAGACAACCGCAAGGGCGACAAGCTGCACGAAATGGTCGAGCGGCTCAGCGTGCGGTTGGGTCCTCAGCAAGTGGTGGTGCCCGTGGCCCAGGCCGACCACCGGCCCGAGCGCAAGCAGGCGTGGCGGCCCGCGCTGCAGAAAGACAATGCGCTGCCGGGCACCCGCAAGGAAGCCAAGGAAACAGCAAAGGCGAAGGCCGCGGCTTCGCAGCCCGATGCGCTCTACCCCCCGTGGCTCTTGCCCGAGCCGTTGCTGCTCGAGATGGACGGCGAGCGCCCGTGCTACCGCGGCCCCCTCAGCAAGCTGATCGGGCCGCAGCGCGTCGAGGCCGGCTGGTGGGGCGGCAAGGAAGACGGCGGGCAGCCCGCCATGCGCGACTACTACGTGGCGGAAAGCCCCGAAGCCGGGCTGGTGTGGATCTTTCGCGAGCGGCTCTCCGCACGCTTTTCCCAGGGCGAAGTGCGGTGGTACCTGCAGGGGTTCTATGCCTGA